The following are encoded together in the Drosophila takahashii strain IR98-3 E-12201 chromosome X, DtakHiC1v2, whole genome shotgun sequence genome:
- the LOC108054402 gene encoding mucin-2 isoform X5: protein MSEPNGNGNGHGNVNQLAGYAGKDPLATSHGDALLDQNFQSLKSKEVRDSTSPTHEMRFHSMTLSQPNTTGWDVQTSSEVSPDGRAYRTETLAKTDGVEKLNGGGLAEFKGRNEQRSSASHQGDDKNFVKQASDSSKTQLQETVVFGDETSGRTEMKMSSTSTSSSSKVVSSSSTVEYGGDEPRYLLDSQERPNPKPHHHHHHQQEQQQQREWEQDQRRQEQRIQEQLQRQEQQIRQEQLQRQEQQIRQEQLQRQEQQERFSESREQSNSTRNVQTQQHYEENKRYVDMDKASPEYQRHVQHLMEQPGEIISNTVEYPKPNVKMITTVKRLPDGTIVKNKRYETEQLTPSQSQTTHNQTRNQTHIQTHNQTHNQTHNQTHNQRRAQDVQDSQVRDVVDNVEQKHVTESQSFSSVKKSSRRFSTETTSETVEEYDDRGQPLSRVVQKAPVPSATTTPTTTHSPRQSPAKDFSTHGFPSVRPNKPTQEYASQRPGTEEVVVVRSEKSRQVKQQTSSQRTTETEVLGEDYQSPHERSPQKLREAPSPSWEQPTTTRRHPVDEDFSTHGFPSVRTTTNHPDRPDGEVLQTSKTVSRNQSANRKTNTERIIETQVEHSPSGIRSGSPRRSQPREDYASPRGPAGKPSQSRPSTTSTTKTTSTTSEPLTRRQLQKEREVDAAHRAFAASLRSSSPADSTTSVGSQHHHHQTPRSSVSSNRTFRREMREGSHDSQAPSESSRISSTTVTRHQTGGSTTSSTTKTKTTKPPVSRGPSSEPRSPTPKTAGGGAITTTTTISSTTKSSPSPAPASPTSAAPPASSAPPDNKLSQYTYTTTKPGDIFSLPPTTPPTINNEPTLTTTKTTTTTTTSKNKQKQPDPDFDNQPIQKVKLSANEAMVVEEAPCVRRQYYQLGNEGESPETPESSGTPASKKPQPMRRPHQDEAEPQLRRSSKSPTVEPRPVQRETTFEGRRVSQPEDRELSIDELLLIEQMSGAPGLPTLSASQSLGKPSTTRAQSPEKPQPRATPRQSPEKEQPRFQTPEKAQPKVSPRQSPEKQLPRAQSPEKVPLVSQPGASPRQSPEKQIPRNQTPEKAAGLPRVSPRQSPEKQDLTSKQRRDEEEIFRSTITTTQKRTTHNLNEEFLTNERDNQNQTNYEKKPQAAGKDEPKTKPQETIESPDGGFPSKTTEAAEQPEEKEAPTYRKKGLTRRETFEDRCRQILGMEEDGDTQGTFTPKPNDDREDDSVTHTTIETIQVKIEDCPDDDDDDKPRRVTETFVVRTQPKIKVEEELLVDVTESEDVEFLVTPKEEIPKAPKKDQDTPRAPKKEQTPVLPKEETSRYPKHPKEEDSPKEKPRNPKEDAETINVNEETTIIITKQGSKSPSPERRVPKNSQSPSPSPTFGRKIPSKLESSFVTEKIIDCQGKTVVEKISQRPRTPSPTTPKKSTKPTQKLPEKVPESESEPEKESEPETKKKTAVSITKTTKTKQPLSTKEPQSKLPAAKSPRKDSLTQARKRDSLVEETQTTRTTTTQRRKPSDSNGTPSIKDRLRSSPRKQKTSPQQNRTPTPGGKPRNPEDDVDGDSTSPDASPSRLNNERRRSSNISVHTEIIIDHTAPKSPRTERRPSNTTGGVASPIRKLPVTERKESAPVPRVTRRDKTEKVTRSTSENIIKVASGSKPQPEMSSLKPGGRPSKCCTTKTINLSEQRINTATDIEGVIIDIQQAKSSREPSPDRIVPTPVPAELETGKPRYPDVVQEPDDEPRRKPQVTNIPIFEEESQTYVGCQISELRSSNGLEVEILDNPTVEAPKSLDYPVNTPDTDESLLSVHEKVSRFTHSAEKVKQPRVSAPFSREFDTNAKIPENDECLLSINQKVDKFLRTAENVIRPSSLSPRPEIERPGLEEIDEELRRDDCILSVSQKVHKFIDTAEKLAPTMPQKSPRLVANIERHISRQSEPERELDEESEPELDRDTDVEDGNQTSQVEDTEEELSHSVTRKETTIRDVKQQTEETRETRRDSKKVTQKETPTKLKEEPAKVPKYQAKLPQKVSQWEPKKQPQRDAPKQPLTKLKDEPERENRKESKGLKPKEEPKKTPQKEPRQSEEEPDFSPAEEFDEEPSPMTKTHTTAIELKRQKDILNRPSVFGQRTPERKPSTTPSPTKLNGNRGRPSPSTSLISEEKRSYRNQVSNVNKPGTRKPTPAAQSPAAPRTNSISKRMEQISQQSWVVQDVDVDVEVVGPAPPTHRKSPSPSRSPSRSPSRRTSTNLNTTTTTTTEHHPSTTTTTTTKSTSPKPTTTNPTRDEPEITLIESVTEKTITTTGRNVASRRNVFEPAEESPVDSEPTTGRRPSYMDHTKSSLEHIRRDSLEISKSHYSRKSSVEDDSPVEPRNPNAAVKFDVPRKTSKPKGKDEDSASDSELPEIEEIFDLARLEKLLETVASYEMRRRIRAQMRLIRKNMINAGTTITTTTITTSTIPGKKRDQSPETKTKEVRTITSRRRVEQVDSSKTSPQGKPPVKPRERSASPAQKRRVSPPGKQSPGERSTTKVTTTTSSTTTRNAPAPSSKPAQGGGPIWADRSKVLKGQTNGSSTTRKGSTSSTTSSSGKITRTLTSSSTTTSSSSSSTTNTRNKQREEDSITSSYGVGPTDENGLPLFGIRALKKKTTPPPAEETKQEVTGYVIEEQFYSDNKSPPRHERKELIYSSNADELAAIKQQLQDEDDSSTAPELDARVVREFKKVEQSQQSLPEDARYVRRGSVKELSEKFIRKESSSSTHSSQSVVRHEDETEEDSESNEVCSVIEAPQMRQNQSHISSSSTTRSSNTRSFLNSSADQRQVTSVDDVLERMRNADNVEEPGDTSEDREARALLNKFLGASVIMQGVESMLPPTATGQRLNSQGVKTTRITNTYSKSGNSTSSTNNNNKVSSSSSSAPVTRTTCDIEEIWDEQVLKQLLEQASTYEERRKIRARLRELMAEREAQHKSSSTSEQRTETKSKDGGATVTTTTTKVTTRTVSGSAASKNISPLAKFKQLDKQAAAQQAQKSSPTTSTPTTPGGSAQPLFKFTDPALNARAATVKDQLLQWCQHKTQEYENVQISNFSSSWSDGLAFCALIHHFLPDAFDYTTLTKQTRRHNFELAFTVADEKAGIAPLLDVEDMVEMSRPDWKCVFVYVQSIYRRFRNCQ, encoded by the exons ATGTCGGAGCccaacggaaacggaaacggacaTGGCAACGTGAACCAGCTGGCCGGTTATGCGGGCAAGGATCCGTTGGCCACCAGCCACGGGGACGCCCTGCTCGACCAGAACTTCCAGAGCCTGAAGTCGAAGGAGGTCCGTGATTCGACCAGTCCCACGCACGAGATGCGCTTCCATTCGATGACGCTGAGCCAGCCGAATACCACCGGCTGGGATGTGCAGACCTCCTCGGAGGTCAGTCCCGATGGACGGGCCTATCGCACCGAAACTCTGGCCAAAACAGATG GCGTGGAGAAGCTCAATGGTGGTGGCCTGGCCGAGTTCAAAGGTCGCAACGAGCAGCGCTCGAGTGCCTCGCATCAGGGCGATGACAAGAACTTCGTGAAGCAGGCCTCGGATAGCTCAAAGACCCAACTCCAGGAGACGGTGGTCTTCGGGGATGAGACCAGCGGTCGCACCGAGATGAAGATGAGCTCCACCTCGACCTCGTCGTCCTCGAAGGTGGTGTCCTCCTCGTCGACCGTTGAGTATGGCGGCGATGAGCCGCGCTATCTGCTGGACAGCCAGGAGAGGCCGAATCCGAAgccacatcatcatcatcatcatcagcaggagcagcagcaacaacgggAGTGGGAGCAGGATCAAAGACGTCAGGAGCAGCGCATTCAGGAGCAACTGCAGCGACAGGAGCAACAGATTCGCCAGGAGCAACTGCAGCGACAGGAGCAACAGATCCGCCAGGAGCAACTGCAGCGACAGGAGCAACAGGAGCGATTCTCGGAGAGCCGCGAGCAGAGCAACAGCACCCGGAATGTCCAGACCCAGCAGCATTACGAGGAGAACAAGCGCTATGTGGATATGGACAAGGCATCGCCCGAGTATCAACGCCATGTCCAGCATTTGATGGAGCAGCCCGGCGAGATCATCTCCAATACGGTGGAGTATCCCAAGCCGAATGTCAAGATGATCACCACGGTTAAGCGACTGCCCGATGGCACCATTGTCAAGAACAAGCGCTACGAGACGGAGCAACTTACTCCGAGTCAGAGTCAGACGACCCACAACCAGACCCGTAATCAAACCCACATTCAAACCCACAATCAGACCCACAATCAGACCCACAATCAGACCCACAATCAGCGACGAGCTCAGGATGTGCAGGATAGTCAGGTTCGCGATGTGGTGGACAATGTGGAGCAAAAGCATGTGACGGAGTCGCAGAGCTTCTCCTCGGTGAAGAAGTCCAGTCGGCGATTCTCCACGGAGACCACCTCGGAAACGGTGGAGGAGTACGACGATCGTGGTCAGCCCTTGTCCAGGGTGGTGCAAAAGGCACCGGTTCCCTCAGCCACAACCACACCGACAACCACCCACTCACCACGCCAGTCGCCGGCCAAAGACTTTAGCACCCATGGCTTTCCCTCGGTGCGTCCGAATAAGCCCACCCAGGAGTATGCCTCCCAACGGCCCGGCACCGAagaggtggtggtggtgcgttCCGAGAAGAGCCGCCAGGTGAAGCAGCAGACGAGCTCACAGCGCACCACCGAAACGGAGGTGCTGGGTGAGGATTACCAGTCACCCCACGAGAGATCCCCCCAGAAGCTGAGGGAGGCTCCATCGCCCAGTTGGGAACAACCCACAACCACCAGACGTCATCCGGTGGATGAGGATTTCAGCACCCACGGCTTTCCCTCGGTGCGCACAACCACCAACCACCCCGATCGTCCCGATGGCGAGGTGTTGCAGACCTCCAAGACGGTGAGTCGCAATCAGAGTGCCAATAGGAAAACGAACACGGAGCGGATAATTGAGACACAGGTGGAACATTCACCTTCCGGCATTCGATCTGGAAGTCCTCGACGATCTCAGCCACGCGAGGATTATGCTTCGCCTCGTGGACCAGCCGGCAAACCAAGTCAGTCCCGTCccagcaccaccagcaccaccaaGACGACCAGCACCACTTCGGAGCCCTTGACTCGCCGTCAGTTGCAAAAGGAGCGCGAGGTGGATGCCGCCCATCGGGCCTTTGCCGCCTCACTGCGCAGCAGTTCGCCGGCGGACAGCACCACCTCGGTGGGTtcgcagcaccaccaccatcagACGCCACGATCGAGTGTCTCCTCGAATCGCACCTTCAGACGGGAGATGCGAGAGGGTTCCCATGACAGCCAGGCGCCTTCGGAATCGAGCAGGATCAGCTCGACCACTGTGACCAGGCATCAGACAGGTGGCAGCACCACTAGCAGCACCACCAAGACCAAGACCACCAAGCCACCGGTGTCCAGAGGTCCCAGTAGTGAGCCCAGGTCGCCCACTCCGAAaacagcaggaggaggagcaatAACCACCACGACCACCATTAGCAGCACCACCAAGTCCAGTCCCAGTCCAGCACCAGCTTCACCCACCTCAGCCGCACCACCAGCCAGTTCCGCACCACCAG ATAACAAGCTATCACAGTATACGTATACTACCACTAAGCCCGGCGATATATTCTCTCTGCCACCAACTACTCCTCCTACTATTAACAACGAACCAACACTAACCAccaccaaaacaacaacaaccaccaccacctccaAGAACAAGCAGAAACAACCCGATCCTGATTTCGATAACCAGCCGATCCAAAAGGTGAAGCTGAGCGCTAACGAGGCAATGGTGGTGGAAGAGGCACCCTGTGTGCGGCGTCAATATTACCAGCTGGGAAACGAGGGGGAAAGCCCCGAGACGCCCGAGAGCTCAGGGACCCCTG CCAGCAAGAAGCCCCAGCCAATGAGGAGGCCCCACCAGGATGAAGCGGAGCCTCAGTTGAGGCGTAGCTCCAAGTCGCCCACTGTGGAGCCACGTCCGGTGCAGCGGGAAACGACCTTTGAGGGTCGTCGCGTCTCTCAGCCGGAGGATCGAGAGCTTTCGATCGACGAGTTGCTTCTCATTGAACAGATGAGCGGTGCTCCGGGCTTGCCCACTTTGTCGGCATCTCAGAGTCTCGGCAAACCGTCAACCACTAGGGCTCAGAGTCCCGAGAAGCCGCAGCCTAGGGCTACTCCTCGGCAAAGCCCTGAAAAGGAGCAACCCCGTTTCCAGACTCCCGAGAAGGCTCAGCCCAAAGTCTCTCCCCGTCAGAGTCCCGAAAAGCAATTACCCCGAGCCCAGAGTCCCGAGAAGGTTCCTCTAGTTAGCCAACCTGGTGCTTCTCCGCGTCAAAGTCCAGAGAAGCAAATACCCCGTAACCAGACACCCGAAAAAGCTGCCGGACTACCCCGTGTTTCACCTCGGCAAAGTCCCGAAAAGCAGGATCTAACCAGCAAGCAAAGACGCGACGAGGAAGAGATATTTCGCAGCACCATTACCACAACCCAAAAACGAACTACCCACAATTTAAACGAAGAATTTCTAACGAACGAACGAGATAACCAAAATCAGACGAATTACGAAAAGAAACCCCAGGCTGCAGGTAAGGATGAGCCTAAAACAAAGCCGCAGGAGACCATTGAAAGTCCAGATGGTGGATTCCCGTCCAAAACTACTGAAGCTGCGGAGCAACCCGAAGAGAAGGAGGCACCCACCTATCGGAAGAAGGGTTTGACTCGTCGTGAGACCTTCGAGGATCGCTGTCGCCAAATTTTGGGTATGGAGGAAGATGGCGATACTCAGGGAACTTTCACCCCGAAACCGAACGACGATCGGGAAGACGATAGTGTTACCCATACCACCATAGAGACCATCCAAGTTAAGATCGAAGATTGtcccgatgatgatgacgatgataaaCCCCGTCGGGTGACGGAGACATTTGTGGTACGTACGCAGCCGAAGATTAAGGTGGAAGAGGAGCTCCTCGTGGATGTGACCGAGTCGGAGGATGTGGAGTTTCTGGTGACTCCTAAGGAAGAGATTCCCAAAGCTCCTAAAAAGGATCAAGATACTCCAAGGGCTCCAAAGAAAGAACAGACTCCTGTTCTTCCCAAGGAAGAAACTTCCAGGTATCCCAAGCATCCAAAGGAAGAAGACAGTCCCAAGGAGAAGCCCAGGAATCCTAAAGAGGATGCCGAGACTATTAATGTGAATGAAGAGACCACCATTATCATTACTAAGCAGGGTTCCAAATCTCCCTCTCCCGAACGTAGAGTTCCCAAGAACTCCCAgtctccatctccctctccCACCTTTGGTAGAAAGATTCCAAGCAAGCTGGAGTCGAGCTTTGTGACCGAAAAGATCATTGATTGCCAGGGGAAAACTGTTGTGGAGAAAATCAGTCAGAGGCCACGCACTCCAAGTCCCACCACCCCGAAAAAGAGCACAAAGCCAACACAAAAGTTGCCGGAGAAAGTACCCGAAAGTGAATCGGAGCCCGAGAAGGAATCAGAACCGGAGACGAAGAAGAAGACCGCTGTGAGCATTACGAAAACCACTAAAACGAAGCAACCACTTTCGACCAAGGAGCCGCAATCAAAGCTTCCGGCTGCAAAGAGTCCTCGCAAGGACTCGCTGACTCAAGCTCGCAAGCGGGATAGCTTGGTGGAGGAGACTCAAACCACGAGGACGACAACAACTCAGCGTCGTAAGCCCAGCGACTCAAATGGTACACCCTCCATCAAGGATCGTCTTCGTTCTTCGCCGCGCAAGCAAAAGACCTCGCCGCAGCAGAACCGAACACCCACTCCGGGTGGAAAACCCCGAAACCCCGAGGACGATGTCGATGGAGACTCTACCTCGCCAGATGCCAGTCCCTCGAGGTTGAACAACGAACGCCGTCGATCTAGCAACATTTCCGTGCACACGGAGATCATCATAGATCACACGGCTCCCAAATCCCCGAGAACTGAGAGGCGACCTTCAAATACCACCGGTGGAGTTGCCAGTCCGATTAGGAAGCTTCCGGTGACGGAGAGAAAGGAATCGGCCCCCGTGCCCCGAGTAACGCGACGCGATAAAACCGAGAAGGTCACTCGCTCCACCAGCGAGAATATCATCAAGGTAGCGAGCGGCAGCAAGCCTCAGCCGGAGATGAGTAGCCTGAAGCCGGGTGGTAGACCCAGTAAATGCTGCACCACCAAGACGATCAATCTGAGCGAGCAGCGCATTAATACGGCCACCGATATAGAGGGTGTAATCATCGACATTCAGCAGGCGAAGAGCTCCAGGGAACCATCGCCGGATAGGATTGTGCCTACCCCCGTGCCCGCTGAACTGGAAACGGGAAAGCCCCGATATCCGGATGTCGTCCAGGAGCCCGACGATGAACCGCGTCGCAAGCCACAGGTCACAAATATACCCATTTTCGAGGAGGAATCGCAGACGTATGTGGGCTGTCAGATCTCCGAGTTGCGCAGCTCCAATGGCCTTGAGGTGGAGATACTCGACAATCCCACTGTGGAGGCTCCCAAGAGCCTGGACTATCCCGTTAATACACCCGATACGGACGAGAGTCTATTGAGTGTCCACGAGAAGGTCTCGCGATTCACGCACTCGGCCGAAAAGGTGAAGCAACCCCGGGTCTCCGCACCATTTAGCAGGGAATTCGATACGAATGCCAAGATTCCCGAGAACGACGAGTGTCTGCTTAGCATTAACCAAAAGGTTGACAAGTTCCTGCGGACGGCAGAGAACGTAATTAGACCTTCTTCGCTCTCTCCGCGACCGGAAATCGAACGCCCCGGGTTGGAGGAGATCGATGAGGAGCTTCGGCGGGACGATTGCATACTGAGTGTCTCCCAGAAGGTGCACAAATTTATCGACACAGCCGAGAAATTGGCGCCCACCATGCCGCAGAAATCGCCACGCTTGGTGGCCAACATCGAGCGTCATATCTCCCGGCAAAGCGAGCCTGAGCGCGAGTTGGATGAGGAGTCGGAGCCCGAACTGGATCGCGATACGGATGTAGAGGATGGCAATCAAACTAGCCAAGTGGAGGACACCGAGGAGGAGCTAAGCCATTCGGTGACCAGGAAGGAAACCACCATAAGGGATGTTAAGCAACAAACTGAAGAAACCAGGGAGACACGAAGGGATTCCAAGAAGGTAACCCAAAAAGAAACACCAACCAAGCTCAAAGAAGAACCTGCCAAGGTGCCCAAATATCAGGCAAAGCTACCACAAAAAGTATCACAATGGGAGCCCAAGAAGCAACCTCAAAGAGATGCGCCTAAGCAACCCTTAACTAAGCTCAAAGATGAACCTGAAAGGGAAAACAGAAAGGAGTCCAAGGGGTTGAAGCCCAAAGAGGAACCCAAGAAGACACCCCAAAAAGAACCAAGACAATCTGAGGAAGAGCCGGACTTCTCCCCCGCAGAAGAATTCGATGAGGAACCTTCACCGATGACCAAGACACATACCACAGCCATCGAACTGAAGCGTCAGAAGGATATACTCAACCGACCCTCTGTCTTTGGCCAACGAACCCCAGAACGCAAGCCCAGCACTACGCCATCACCAACTAAGTTGAACGGGAATCGTGGTCGACCAAGTCCAAGTACCAGTTTGATTTCGGAAGAGAAGAGATCGTATAGAAATCAAGTGAGCAATGTGAACAAGCCGGGAACTAGGAAACCAACTCCCGCTGCCCAATCACCTGCAGCACCCAGGACAAATAGCATTTCCAAGCGCATGGAGCAAATCAGTCAGCAATCATGGGTTGTCCAAGATGTCGATGTGGACGTCGAGGTGGTGGGACCAGCACCACCTACCCACAGAAAGAGCCCATCGCCATCGCGATCTCCTTCCCGATCGCCCAGTAGACGCACCTCCACCAATTTAAACACcacaaccaccaccaccactgaGCACCACccgagcaccaccaccaccacgacCACCAAGTCAACTAGCCCCAAACCGACTACGACTAACCCAACCAGAGACGAACCCGAAATCACACTCATTGAATCCGTTACAGAAAAGACAATCACCACCACGGGACGCAATGTGGCTAGCCGCCGGAATGTTTTTGAGCCAGCTGAGGAATCTCCTGTGGATTCCGAGCCCACGACTGGACGTCGTCCCTCGTACATGGATCACACGAAGAGCTCACTGGAGCACATTCGACGCGATTCCCTCGAGATCAGCAAGAGTCACTACTCCCGAAAGTCCTCGGTGGAGGATGATTCTCCCGTAGAGCCACGCAATCCCAATGCAGCCGTCAAGTTCGATGTGCCGCGAAAGACATCCAAACCAAAGGGTAAGGATGAGGACTCCGCCTCCGATTCGGAGCTTCCTGAGATCGAGGAGATCTTCGATTTGGCGAGACTGGAGAAACTCCTGGAAACCGTGGCCAGCTACGAAATGCGTCGTCGTATACGCGCCCAAATGCGTCTCATACGCAAGAACATGATCAATGCGGGTACGACCATTACAACCACTACGATTACAACGAGCACAATTCCGGGTAAGAAGCGAGATCAGAGTCCTGAGACCAAGACCAAGGAGGTTCGCACCATCACGAGTCGCCGGCGGGTGGAACAGGTGGACAGTAGTAAGACTTCACCCCAGGGCAAGCCGCCGGTGAAGCCGAGGGAGAGAAGTGCCAGTCCCGCCCAGAAACGTCGCGTTAGTCCACCGGGCAAGCAATCGCCTGGCGAAAGGAGCACCACCAAGGttaccaccaccaccagtaGCACCACTACCCGCAATGCTCCTGCTCCGTCCAGCAAACCCGCTCAGGGAGGTGGTCCCATTTGGGCGGATCGCTCCAAGGTGCTCAAGGGTCAAACCAATGGTAGTAGTACCACCCGCAAGGGATCCACTTCCAGTACCACTTCGAGCAGTGGCAAGATTACACGCACCCTGACCAGCTCCAGCACCACCACTAGCTCCTCGAGTAGCAGCACCACCAACACAAGGAACAAGCAGCGCGAAGAGGACTCGATCACCTCCAGTTATGGTGTGGGACCCACGGACGAGAACGGACTGCCGCTCTTCGGGATTAGGGCACTCAAGAAGAAGACAACGCCACCACCGGCAGAGGAGACCAAGCAAG AAGTCACAGGCTATGTGATCGAGGAGCAGTTCTACTCGGACAACAAGTCGCCACCTCGTCACGAGCGCAAGGAGCTGATCTACTCGAGCAACGCTGACGAACTGGCTGCCATAAAGCAGCAGCTTCAGGATGAGGACGACAGCTCGACAGCTCCGGAATTGGATGCCCGCGTGGTGCGGGAGTTCAAGAAGGTGGAGCAATCCCAGCAATCGCTGCCCGAGGATGCCAGATATGTGCGTCGCGGATCGGTGAAGGAGCTCAGCGAGAAGTTCATACGCAAGGAGTCCTCCTCGTCCACCCATTCGAGTCAGTCGGTGGTGAGGCACGAGGATGAGACCGAGGAGGATAGCGAGTCCAACGAGGTCTGCAGCGTCATCGAGGCCCCGCAGATGCGTCAAAATCAGAGCCACATCAGTAGTAGTAGCACCACCAGATCCAGTAATACACGATCATTCCTCAACAGCAGTGCCGATCAGCGTCAGGTTACCAGTGTGGACGATGTACTCGAGCGTATGCGAAATGCCGATAATG TGGAGGAACCCGGCGATACCAGCGAGGATCGCGAGGCCCGTGCTCTGCTCAATAAATTCCTGGGAGCCAGTGTCATTATGCAGGGAGTGGAAAGCATGCTGCCACCCACCGCCACGGGTCAGCGTCTAAACAGTCAGGGG GTAAAGACCACGCGGATTACCAATACCTACAGCAAGTCCGGCAATAGCACATCatccaccaacaacaacaacaaggtcAGCAGCTCCAGCTCCTCAGCACCAGTTACACGTACAACTTGTGACATCGAGGAGATTTGGGACGAGCAAGTCCTCAAGCAATTG CTGGAACAGGCGTCCACCTACGAGGAGCGTCGCAAGATCCGTGCACGTCTACGCGAACTTATGGCGGAACGCGAAG